The following coding sequences lie in one Oligoflexia bacterium genomic window:
- the murG gene encoding undecaprenyldiphospho-muramoylpentapeptide beta-N-acetylglucosaminyltransferase, whose amino-acid sequence MIEAGQSIFIAGGGTGGHIYPAIAVAEALKKINPKLQIFFIGTRGGLEIKIVPKEGYPLHFIDIGALNNVGIGRKLMTFIRLPMAIIQSIRLLMQFQPRIVLGVGGYASGPVMLAAKLLGVRIVLFEPNAQPGLTNRWLASLVEKAFVNFEVTRSTFSNADVVGIPIRTGLFPKARQEHRRFRILVFGGSQGARGINTIVLDAVKRGGDWLDKVEIIHQIGNRDYHDMDVEYQKLGLENVQCFEFLYDMPERYAWADLVVSRAGASTLAELAACRKASVLIPFPDAADNHQQCNAEALVKENAATMILQKEFTPEKFIQTVTGFMDQPEKLRESEENISKFFKSQSAEKIAHYLIAGV is encoded by the coding sequence GTGATCGAAGCTGGGCAAAGTATATTCATCGCAGGGGGCGGAACCGGCGGACATATTTACCCCGCTATTGCTGTAGCTGAGGCATTAAAGAAAATTAATCCAAAGCTTCAAATATTTTTCATCGGTACACGCGGCGGGCTTGAAATTAAAATTGTTCCAAAAGAAGGTTATCCACTTCATTTCATCGATATCGGAGCACTTAACAACGTTGGCATTGGAAGAAAACTTATGACGTTCATCAGACTTCCGATGGCGATCATTCAATCCATACGATTGTTGATGCAATTTCAACCTCGCATTGTCTTAGGTGTCGGAGGTTACGCGTCAGGGCCTGTGATGTTAGCTGCTAAGTTGTTAGGTGTACGTATCGTTTTGTTTGAACCCAATGCACAACCAGGGCTTACAAATCGTTGGCTAGCATCACTTGTTGAAAAAGCATTTGTAAATTTTGAAGTGACCCGCTCTACATTTAGCAATGCCGATGTAGTCGGAATTCCTATTCGAACCGGACTTTTTCCTAAAGCCCGTCAAGAACATCGACGGTTTCGTATTCTCGTGTTTGGTGGGAGTCAGGGGGCTCGGGGAATCAACACTATCGTTCTCGATGCAGTGAAGCGAGGTGGTGATTGGTTAGATAAAGTTGAAATTATTCATCAAATTGGTAACCGAGATTATCATGATATGGATGTCGAGTATCAAAAGCTGGGCCTAGAGAATGTTCAATGTTTTGAATTTCTTTACGATATGCCTGAGCGTTATGCGTGGGCTGATCTTGTAGTAAGTCGTGCTGGGGCATCAACACTTGCAGAACTCGCTGCATGTCGAAAGGCTTCAGTACTTATTCCATTTCCAGATGCAGCCGATAATCACCAGCAATGTAATGCTGAAGCATTAGTAAAAGAGAATGCTGCTACAATGATACTGCAAAAAGAATTCACGCCAGAAAAGTTCATACAAACAGTGACTGGGTTTATGGATCAACCTGAAAAACTTCGCGAATCTGAAGAAAATATCTCTAAATTTTTTAAATCACAAAGTGCTGAGAAAATTGCCCACTATTTAATCGCTGGAGTTTGA
- a CDS encoding FtsQ-type POTRA domain-containing protein, producing MRYLFVLFFIGMIGTGLWQGLMNSNIVKLKKIEINGASSATTQRLRGLLKSKIGDAFWEIPVSQEAQSLKTDPWVEAVEVRRELLGTLIIDIIERKPVAVLGNGKGQFYFLDGHSDVIDQAQASRVGAYPILSESGFHSNKELRTKALEILKSLPAEGLLSLSDVSEVQYDNEQGYHLTLAKTGIVIDIGKENLPLHLDRARRVVQYLDQHKINATRIDADYSKKVLVKVRGRR from the coding sequence ATGAGATATTTATTTGTTTTATTTTTTATTGGAATGATTGGTACGGGGCTGTGGCAAGGGCTCATGAATTCTAACATCGTAAAACTTAAAAAAATTGAAATTAATGGTGCATCAAGTGCCACCACACAAAGACTTCGTGGACTTTTAAAATCAAAAATCGGCGATGCGTTTTGGGAAATTCCCGTTAGTCAAGAAGCTCAAAGTTTAAAAACTGATCCTTGGGTTGAAGCTGTTGAGGTGCGTCGTGAACTTTTAGGAACACTTATTATTGATATTATTGAACGCAAACCTGTAGCCGTATTAGGTAATGGAAAGGGGCAGTTTTATTTTTTAGACGGTCATAGTGATGTAATTGATCAAGCTCAAGCATCTCGTGTGGGCGCATATCCAATTCTCTCTGAGAGCGGATTTCATTCTAATAAAGAGCTCAGAACAAAGGCACTTGAAATTTTAAAAAGCTTACCAGCAGAGGGTTTACTGAGTTTAAGTGATGTTAGTGAAGTGCAATATGATAACGAACAAGGGTATCATCTCACGCTCGCAAAAACTGGAATCGTGATTGATATTGGTAAAGAAAATCTTCCCCTTCATCTCGATCGCGCAAGACGTGTGGTCCAGTATTTAGACCAGCATAAAATTAATGCAACGCGTATTGATGCCGACTACTCAAAAAAAGTCCTTGTAAAAGTTAGAGGACGTCGATAG
- a CDS encoding aldo/keto reductase gives MHQIPIMIYGTAWKEEKTSELVKKAIDVGFTAIDTANQKKHYREDYLGNALLELSKLGVKRESLFLQTKFTYQNGQDHRLPYNPEDSFTDQVKSSFASSLKNLHTNYIDSFLLHGPSSGYGLTESDFEVWRAIEDLHQSGQAKIIGVSNVGIQHLKVLMKNAKVKPTMVQNRCFAQRGWDQGVREFCLSNNITYQGFSLLTANMHVLTHSTLKSIATRLNVTPQQVIFRFCKQIGILPITGTTNEQHMREDLKITEFELTQNDIDTIFLI, from the coding sequence ATGCATCAAATACCTATAATGATCTATGGTACCGCCTGGAAGGAAGAGAAGACATCAGAGCTTGTGAAAAAAGCTATAGATGTTGGTTTTACTGCAATAGATACTGCCAATCAAAAAAAACATTACAGAGAGGATTACCTAGGGAATGCACTTTTAGAATTGTCCAAACTTGGTGTTAAGCGTGAGTCATTATTTTTGCAAACTAAATTTACATACCAAAATGGGCAAGATCATCGACTTCCGTATAATCCAGAGGATAGTTTCACTGATCAGGTGAAATCATCTTTTGCAAGCTCACTTAAAAATCTTCATACAAATTACATTGATTCATTTCTTTTACATGGCCCTAGCTCTGGTTATGGATTAACTGAAAGTGATTTTGAAGTGTGGCGTGCAATTGAAGATTTGCATCAATCAGGCCAAGCAAAAATAATTGGTGTTAGCAATGTCGGAATACAACACCTTAAAGTGTTAATGAAAAATGCCAAAGTAAAACCGACTATGGTGCAAAATAGATGTTTTGCCCAACGGGGTTGGGATCAAGGAGTCAGAGAATTTTGCCTCAGTAATAATATTACATATCAGGGGTTTTCACTTTTGACTGCAAACATGCATGTACTTACTCATTCGACACTTAAAAGTATTGCTACCAGATTAAATGTTACTCCTCAGCAAGTAATTTTTAGGTTTTGTAAGCAAATTGGAATTTTACCGATCACTGGTACTACCAATGAACAACATATGCGTGAAGATCTCAAAATCACTGAATTTGAATTAACACAAAATGACATCGATACGATTTTTTTGATCTGA
- the murB gene encoding UDP-N-acetylmuramate dehydrogenase has product MSTLESIPGIQKNINLASHSSWLVGGKADFFCEPKNIDELINTQKICQLNKTPLTILGGGTNVLISDKGVRGVVISLSRLTGIEILEDKEKLKFWALTGTAKSELLKIFLKYKLDPAAFLGGLPGQVGGGVVMNAGVGEKLTPREFHEITEAIEVLKPNGTLEILDAKKLKWGYRHCQGWQPGIITRVKIAWRNISNPDILNVVRTLNQTRLQKQPLEYPSCGSVFRNPLPLHSGKLIEDLGLKGREIGGAQISMKHANFIVNKGGATAEDIKSLMNLCINSVKEKYNIKLHTEVVWLGDK; this is encoded by the coding sequence ATGAGCACCCTAGAATCTATCCCCGGAATTCAAAAAAATATAAATCTTGCCTCGCACAGTAGCTGGCTCGTTGGTGGAAAAGCTGATTTTTTTTGTGAACCCAAAAATATAGACGAACTCATTAATACCCAAAAAATTTGTCAGCTTAATAAAACCCCCCTGACTATTCTTGGTGGTGGGACAAACGTACTTATCAGCGATAAAGGAGTACGTGGAGTTGTTATCTCACTATCGCGATTAACGGGGATTGAAATACTTGAAGATAAAGAAAAATTAAAATTCTGGGCACTCACTGGCACAGCAAAAAGTGAATTACTTAAAATATTTTTAAAATATAAATTAGATCCCGCAGCTTTTTTAGGTGGTTTACCGGGGCAAGTGGGTGGTGGTGTTGTCATGAACGCAGGGGTTGGAGAAAAACTGACACCTCGTGAATTTCATGAAATCACCGAAGCAATTGAGGTTCTAAAACCTAATGGTACATTAGAGATTCTAGATGCCAAAAAGCTGAAGTGGGGTTACCGGCATTGTCAGGGTTGGCAACCTGGTATCATCACACGAGTAAAGATTGCGTGGAGAAATATTTCTAATCCAGATATTTTAAATGTGGTTCGTACTTTGAACCAAACACGTTTACAAAAACAGCCCTTAGAGTATCCAAGCTGTGGCTCTGTGTTTCGAAATCCATTGCCCTTGCACTCAGGTAAACTCATAGAAGATTTGGGGCTTAAAGGTCGTGAAATCGGAGGGGCTCAAATTTCAATGAAGCATGCAAATTTTATTGTAAATAAAGGTGGCGCAACAGCAGAAGATATTAAATCATTAATGAATCTATGTATAAATAGTGTGAAAGAAAAATATAATATTAAGCTTCATACTGAAGTTGTTTGGTTGGGTGATAAGTAG
- the ftsW gene encoding putative lipid II flippase FtsW, translating into MPSGTALDRSLLLCVCALMGIGLVLVYSASFIFASEKFGDGLHFFKRQLIFVCLALVALAVTSRFPYIYFKKYFWFFFAGLIVILAAVFVPGLGHRVGGATRWINLPFGFHIEPGEIAKLMSAVTFAYLLNYEKNETNRSRIWLIGALTVLLPVAFLLKQPDFGSSVIFFLIGLSMLFCFGLPWRYLFSALIISIPLFYVFVMRVGYRRQRVLAFLNPWADPSNSGFQVIQSLLSFHAGGLFGTGLGKGQAKLFFLPEAHTDFILSVLGEETGFVGLAFVLLLFAWLVLRGVQIAVRCSEPFGRCLAIGLSCLIGFQVVINAGVAMGLLPTKGLTMPFLSYGGSSLIAVSIACGILINIHNSANVLRENA; encoded by the coding sequence ATCCCTTCGGGGACTGCGCTTGATCGTAGTCTTCTTCTGTGCGTGTGTGCTCTTATGGGAATTGGGCTGGTATTGGTTTACAGTGCTAGCTTTATTTTTGCCTCCGAGAAATTTGGCGACGGACTTCACTTTTTCAAACGACAACTGATCTTTGTTTGCCTGGCACTTGTTGCGTTAGCTGTGACGAGTCGGTTTCCTTATATATATTTTAAAAAATACTTTTGGTTTTTCTTCGCAGGTTTGATCGTAATTTTAGCTGCGGTTTTTGTTCCTGGGTTGGGTCATCGTGTGGGCGGTGCTACTCGATGGATCAATCTTCCATTTGGGTTTCACATAGAGCCTGGTGAAATTGCAAAACTAATGTCAGCTGTTACTTTTGCTTATCTTTTGAATTATGAGAAAAATGAAACTAATCGATCGCGTATTTGGCTTATTGGCGCACTCACTGTTTTGCTTCCTGTAGCGTTTTTACTTAAGCAGCCCGATTTTGGTTCTTCAGTCATATTTTTTCTCATCGGTTTATCAATGCTTTTTTGTTTTGGGCTTCCTTGGCGATATCTTTTCTCAGCCCTGATAATTTCAATTCCACTTTTTTATGTTTTTGTAATGCGAGTTGGTTACAGAAGACAGCGTGTACTTGCATTTTTGAATCCATGGGCTGACCCGTCTAATAGTGGATTTCAAGTGATCCAATCACTTTTAAGTTTTCATGCGGGCGGTCTTTTCGGGACGGGCCTCGGAAAAGGCCAAGCTAAACTTTTCTTTTTACCTGAAGCGCATACTGATTTTATTCTTTCAGTCCTTGGCGAGGAAACCGGTTTTGTTGGTTTGGCCTTTGTCTTACTGCTCTTTGCGTGGTTAGTATTAAGAGGTGTTCAAATTGCTGTGCGTTGCAGCGAGCCTTTTGGGAGGTGTTTAGCCATAGGCTTAAGTTGTCTGATTGGTTTTCAAGTAGTCATTAACGCAGGTGTTGCAATGGGACTATTGCCAACAAAAGGTCTGACAATGCCGTTTCTTTCTTACGGAGGCAGTAGTCTAATAGCTGTGAGTATAGCTTGTGGAATTTTAATAAACATACATAACAGTGCAAATGTTTTACGGGAGAACGCGTGA
- the murC gene encoding UDP-N-acetylmuramate--L-alanine ligase — protein sequence MNLIEAKIHFVGIGGIGMSGIAELLANMGCHVTGSDQSVNAQVERLKAMGVEIHQGHKSSHVPTQCDVLVYSSAVKPQNPEIQEAKRRQIPIIQRAEMLAELMSLKRGIAIGGSHGKTTTTSMTAAMLLAAKLDPTIVIGGRLDLIKSTAALGKGEWLVAEADESDGSFLRLQPEISVITNIDNDHLDHYKNFENLQKAFSEFAHKVPFYGMAILCVDDEYVAKLAHTFDKRMMTYGFSKEAKLRAHSVKVQTTSQTFEVDLNGNNLGSITLHVPGAHNVLNALAGIAVGLELKLDFQTISNGLAQYKGVDRRLQYKGEYNGAIVIDDYGHHPTEVRATIQALKSAYSKHRLVVAFQPHRYSRTESCWQQFLECFEGADVVGLLDIYAAGETAIAEISSQRLAQELSKKQKNIFYWGEQQNVVKELSKLLKSGDVLVTLGAGDIYKLSSELILK from the coding sequence TTGAATTTAATCGAGGCAAAAATTCACTTCGTCGGCATCGGTGGTATCGGGATGAGTGGAATTGCCGAGCTCCTTGCCAATATGGGTTGTCATGTCACTGGCTCTGATCAATCTGTAAATGCCCAAGTTGAAAGACTTAAAGCCATGGGTGTTGAGATCCATCAGGGGCATAAATCATCTCATGTTCCAACTCAATGTGATGTACTCGTTTACAGTTCAGCAGTGAAACCTCAAAATCCTGAAATTCAAGAGGCAAAACGCAGACAAATTCCAATCATTCAGCGAGCTGAAATGCTTGCAGAACTTATGAGTCTCAAACGTGGAATAGCCATTGGTGGAAGTCATGGAAAAACAACCACGACAAGTATGACTGCTGCGATGCTTTTGGCCGCAAAACTTGATCCGACCATCGTGATTGGTGGAAGGCTTGATCTTATTAAAAGTACAGCGGCACTTGGTAAAGGTGAATGGCTAGTGGCTGAAGCTGATGAAAGTGACGGAAGTTTTTTGCGTTTACAACCTGAAATCTCTGTCATCACCAATATCGATAATGATCATCTTGATCACTATAAAAATTTTGAAAATCTTCAAAAGGCTTTTTCTGAGTTTGCTCACAAAGTTCCTTTTTACGGTATGGCAATTTTATGTGTTGATGATGAATATGTAGCTAAGCTTGCTCACACTTTTGATAAAAGAATGATGACTTACGGTTTTTCAAAAGAAGCTAAACTCAGAGCACATTCTGTGAAAGTTCAAACTACTTCGCAAACATTTGAAGTAGATCTTAACGGAAATAATCTTGGGTCGATCACACTGCATGTTCCCGGTGCCCATAATGTGCTAAATGCATTGGCGGGAATAGCAGTTGGTTTAGAGTTAAAGTTGGATTTTCAAACAATTTCAAACGGACTCGCACAATACAAGGGCGTTGATCGTAGGCTGCAATATAAAGGTGAATATAATGGCGCCATTGTGATTGATGATTACGGGCATCACCCGACCGAAGTGCGAGCTACAATTCAAGCACTTAAAAGTGCTTATTCAAAACATAGGCTTGTTGTTGCATTTCAGCCTCATCGCTATTCAAGAACTGAAAGTTGTTGGCAACAATTTTTAGAATGTTTTGAAGGAGCCGACGTCGTTGGTCTACTTGATATTTACGCGGCTGGTGAAACAGCGATTGCAGAAATTAGTTCGCAGCGCTTAGCTCAAGAATTAAGTAAGAAACAAAAGAATATTTTTTATTGGGGTGAACAACAAAATGTTGTAAAAGAGCTCTCAAAGCTTTTGAAATCAGGTGATGTGCTTGTCACTTTGGGTGCTGGTGATATTTATAAATTAAGTTCTGAATTGATACTTAAATGA
- a CDS encoding D-alanine--D-alanine ligase, producing the protein MKKVALIQGGMGSEREVSLKTGAAFLKALQKLNYPHEVIDAGADLPKVLASKNIDCALLALHGKYGEDGTVQGILEYLKIPYSGSGVLASALAMNKIFTKQILTHWGVPTPEYQVFHASKIADGNQALKFDAPVVVKPANEGSTVGITIVYKMDAFNNALVSAAKCDRNILVEKYIAGTEVTVPIWFGRVLPIIEIVPKSDFYDYKRKYTPGQTEYIIPARLSEEVKRKCEQISLETFKVVGCRHYARVDIRIDKNNNPFVLEINTLPGCTETSLFPKAAAQVGLSFEEIIQTLVEEATLDYP; encoded by the coding sequence GTGAAAAAAGTTGCACTTATTCAAGGTGGAATGGGAAGCGAACGTGAAGTTAGTCTCAAAACCGGAGCCGCGTTTCTTAAAGCACTTCAAAAATTAAATTATCCCCACGAAGTTATAGATGCCGGTGCTGATCTCCCCAAAGTTTTGGCCAGCAAAAATATAGATTGTGCACTTTTGGCCTTACACGGAAAATATGGCGAAGATGGCACTGTTCAGGGAATTCTAGAATATCTGAAGATCCCTTATTCAGGTAGCGGAGTATTAGCTTCTGCATTAGCAATGAATAAAATATTCACAAAACAAATTCTCACACATTGGGGTGTTCCCACACCTGAGTATCAAGTTTTTCATGCTAGTAAAATCGCCGATGGTAATCAGGCTTTAAAGTTTGATGCGCCTGTAGTTGTGAAACCGGCAAATGAAGGTTCAACCGTTGGTATCACAATCGTTTATAAAATGGATGCCTTTAATAATGCACTCGTGAGTGCTGCAAAATGTGACCGAAATATTTTAGTAGAAAAATACATTGCGGGTACTGAAGTGACAGTCCCTATTTGGTTTGGTCGAGTACTTCCTATTATTGAGATTGTTCCAAAAAGTGATTTCTATGATTACAAAAGAAAATATACTCCAGGTCAGACGGAATATATTATTCCAGCGCGTTTGAGTGAAGAGGTTAAAAGAAAATGCGAACAAATTTCGCTTGAGACATTCAAGGTGGTGGGGTGTCGGCACTACGCGCGTGTAGATATTCGTATTGATAAAAATAATAACCCCTTTGTACTTGAGATAAACACTCTCCCGGGTTGTACAGAGACAAGTCTGTTTCCAAAAGCCGCAGCACAAGTTGGTTTAAGTTTTGAAGAAATAATTCAAACGCTCGTTGAAGAAGCAACGCTTGATTATCCATGA